One genomic window of Leptospira paudalimensis includes the following:
- a CDS encoding DUF3892 domain-containing protein, translating to MSKWADYLISKVCYTSDKSSIKEVEVRQDLGDKVSSTIEKFTRIQVINKIESNYSFITIIAKDGNWSKGANVEIVKIEGEKYIRTDKNNTKKDNLDNLPTYIC from the coding sequence ATGAGTAAATGGGCAGATTATTTAATTTCAAAGGTTTGTTATACATCAGATAAATCATCTATTAAAGAAGTGGAAGTACGTCAGGATTTAGGAGATAAAGTAAGTAGTACGATTGAAAAGTTTACCAGGATTCAAGTAATTAATAAAATCGAAAGTAATTATAGCTTTATTACGATAATCGCCAAAGATGGGAACTGGAGTAAGGGGGCAAATGTAGAAATAGTAAAAATAGAAGGAGAAAAATATATTCGCACCGATAAAAATAATACTAAAAAAGATAATCTCGATAATCTCCCTACATATATCTGCTAA
- a CDS encoding HigA family addiction module antitoxin, which yields MKRLANIHPGQILSEEFLTPLNITAYRLAKETGIPQTRISQILLYKRSISADTAIRLSKFFGTTPQFWLGLQNDYDLEEEMLKKQKEFNGIHNYKDLAKAS from the coding sequence ATGAAACGTTTAGCAAACATACATCCTGGACAAATTCTATCGGAAGAGTTTCTTACTCCATTGAATATTACTGCCTATCGCCTTGCGAAGGAAACTGGTATTCCACAAACAAGAATCAGTCAAATTCTACTTTACAAGAGATCGATTTCTGCTGATACCGCAATACGATTATCTAAATTTTTTGGAACTACTCCACAATTCTGGCTTGGTTTACAAAATGATTATGATCTGGAAGAAGAAATGTTAAAAAAACAAAAAGAATTTAACGGTATTCACAATTACAAAGATCTAGCAAAAGCTTCTTAA
- a CDS encoding type II toxin-antitoxin system RelE/ParE family toxin — protein MIIGFADKKTEKVWKGEFSKDLPTEVQNQGRKKLRMINNAHNIEDLKIPPGNKLEILKGDRKGQHSIRINDQWRICFIWDGNNASLVEIVDYH, from the coding sequence GTGATCATAGGTTTTGCCGACAAGAAAACTGAAAAAGTTTGGAAAGGTGAGTTTTCTAAAGATTTACCAACTGAAGTTCAGAACCAAGGCAGAAAAAAACTTAGGATGATTAATAATGCTCATAATATTGAAGACTTAAAAATTCCTCCAGGAAATAAGTTAGAGATTCTAAAAGGTGACAGAAAAGGCCAGCATAGTATACGAATTAATGATCAATGGCGTATCTGTTTTATTTGGGACGGAAATAACGCTTCTTTAGTAGAAATTGTTGATTACCATTAA
- a CDS encoding putative toxin-antitoxin system toxin component, PIN family yields the protein MFKVLLDTNIYISAILFNGKPKRVLQDLIDEAFVGYISNEILDEIEETLAKPKIKLPNDFIQFTIEEIRNSTTIIKNKPLKDYLNLRDRDDFHILETAFSANVDFLITGDKDLLTLEKIKGLKIITPDEYLRIKDELS from the coding sequence ATGTTTAAAGTTCTCCTAGATACAAACATTTACATTTCTGCTATTCTATTTAATGGGAAACCTAAACGAGTTCTACAAGATTTAATCGACGAGGCTTTTGTTGGATACATTTCAAATGAAATACTCGATGAAATTGAAGAAACTTTAGCAAAACCTAAGATCAAACTTCCCAATGATTTTATTCAGTTCACTATTGAAGAAATCAGAAACTCTACTACTATTATCAAAAATAAACCTCTGAAAGATTATTTAAATCTAAGAGACAGGGATGATTTTCATATTTTAGAAACTGCTTTTTCTGCAAATGTAGATTTTCTTATTACTGGTGATAAGGATCTTCTTACTCTTGAAAAAATCAAAGGTTTAAAAATAATTACGCCTGATGAATATTTAAGAATCAAAGACGAACTTAGCTAA
- a CDS encoding CopG family ribbon-helix-helix protein, translated as MNQTVNISFEKALLKEIDKIAKREHRSRSELIREAARAYIEKKSKWQAIFDFGTKSIDKSNLTETDIFGEIKAVRRNRKAS; from the coding sequence ATGAATCAGACTGTAAATATCTCTTTCGAAAAGGCACTTTTAAAAGAAATCGATAAAATTGCAAAAAGAGAACATAGATCCAGATCTGAACTGATTCGTGAAGCTGCCAGAGCTTACATTGAGAAAAAATCTAAATGGCAAGCTATCTTCGATTTCGGTACTAAATCCATAGATAAATCAAATCTTACAGAAACTGACATATTTGGAGAAATCAAAGCTGTTAGAAGAAATAGAAAAGCTTCTTAA
- a CDS encoding KAP family P-loop NTPase fold protein: MKTKIKKFEINKTAPFELDIFDRKKSVLILNELFKRIAEPFVLSITSPWGTGKTTFLSMLNGYLETEKYNTIYFSAWENDFSNDALISIVSELENSINNLNVTIDVKNETKELFNKSKKIATKLLKNSIPLAVKLGSAGLLDLSDFTEEAISGFAEDLAKDQIKKYDESKKTIISLKTSLSELSEFLYEKTKKPIIIFIDELDRCRPNYTIEVLEKIKHLFSINGIIFVLALDKIQIINSIKKIYGENIDSDGYLRRFIDLEYNLPLPDKDKYVEYLYMEYNIENFFTSFQDRGIGNYEISEFIKSIKRYSKATNVSLRKLEQIFIEISISLMMIKKDEFLILHLLTLLIFFKNTNIEFYFKLREKNTTFIEIENEIETFKLNNDNEGNYRLEIFRVYLQISIISQKELTEIVNKNKNTIQTNTEPEDAIAEADFFNRIVYDKEQNYRRLNILDFLLSKIDLSSNFSV; the protein is encoded by the coding sequence ATGAAAACAAAAATTAAAAAATTTGAAATAAATAAAACTGCGCCTTTTGAATTAGATATATTCGATCGCAAAAAAAGCGTACTAATATTGAATGAATTATTCAAACGAATAGCCGAACCGTTTGTATTATCAATCACTTCACCATGGGGAACGGGGAAAACGACATTTCTCTCAATGCTTAATGGATATTTAGAAACTGAGAAATACAATACAATTTATTTCAGTGCTTGGGAGAATGACTTTTCTAATGATGCTCTTATATCAATTGTAAGTGAATTAGAAAATAGTATTAATAATTTAAATGTAACAATAGACGTTAAAAATGAAACAAAGGAACTCTTTAATAAATCTAAAAAAATTGCTACTAAACTATTAAAAAATTCAATACCACTAGCAGTAAAATTAGGCTCTGCAGGTTTACTTGACTTAAGTGACTTTACTGAGGAAGCAATTTCAGGATTTGCTGAAGATTTAGCTAAGGATCAGATAAAAAAATATGACGAATCGAAAAAAACCATAATCTCATTAAAAACAAGCTTATCTGAACTATCAGAGTTTCTTTATGAAAAAACAAAAAAACCAATAATAATTTTTATAGATGAATTAGATCGGTGTCGCCCAAATTACACGATTGAAGTATTAGAAAAAATTAAACATCTATTCTCCATCAATGGAATTATTTTTGTCTTAGCTTTGGATAAAATCCAAATTATTAACTCAATAAAGAAAATCTATGGTGAAAACATAGATTCCGATGGCTATTTACGTCGGTTCATTGACTTAGAATACAACTTACCTCTACCAGACAAAGATAAATATGTAGAATATCTTTATATGGAGTATAATATAGAAAACTTTTTCACAAGTTTTCAAGATAGAGGGATCGGAAATTATGAGATTAGTGAATTTATAAAAAGTATAAAAAGGTATTCAAAAGCTACTAATGTAAGTTTGCGAAAGTTGGAACAAATTTTCATTGAAATCTCTATATCGCTGATGATGATTAAAAAGGATGAATTTCTTATCTTACATTTACTAACACTTTTAATCTTTTTCAAAAATACAAATATAGAGTTTTACTTCAAACTTAGGGAAAAAAATACAACCTTCATAGAAATTGAAAACGAAATAGAAACTTTCAAACTCAATAATGATAATGAAGGAAACTATCGTTTAGAAATATTTAGAGTATATCTTCAAATAAGTATAATTTCACAAAAAGAACTAACTGAAATAGTAAATAAAAACAAAAACACCATTCAAACAAATACAGAACCGGAAGATGCTATAGCAGAGGCTGATTTTTTTAATAGAATCGTATATGATAAAGAACAAAACTATCGCCGTTTAAATATACTAGATTTTCTTTTAAGCAAAATTGATTTATCTTCTAATTTTTCAGTATAA
- a CDS encoding MerR family transcriptional regulator produces the protein MLIGEFAEKSKLTRETIRFYEKEGLLEGVRKENNYRYYSKKDIEIVQFISSLKNLGFTLPEIRSILLVYSSEFKCKDMQMILEKNLRKVEEKLRSLINIKNNLSKSIKGCEENPNKKSCNVFTKFKF, from the coding sequence ATGCTTATTGGAGAATTTGCAGAAAAAAGTAAATTAACTAGAGAAACGATTAGATTTTATGAAAAAGAAGGTCTTTTAGAAGGAGTAAGAAAAGAAAATAATTATCGTTACTATTCAAAAAAAGATATTGAAATAGTTCAATTTATTAGCTCTTTAAAAAATTTAGGATTTACTCTACCAGAAATTAGAAGTATTTTGTTAGTGTATAGTTCTGAGTTTAAATGTAAAGATATGCAAATGATACTCGAAAAAAATTTAAGAAAAGTAGAAGAAAAGCTTCGTTCACTTATAAATATAAAGAATAATCTTAGCAAATCAATAAAAGGATGCGAAGAGAATCCTAATAAAAAATCTTGTAATGTTTTTACCAAATTTAAGTTTTAA
- the merTP gene encoding mercuric transport protein MerTP, translated as MNKKDFNDNNFITVGILASISASLCCITPIVGVLGGISGVASTFSWLEPYRPYLISLTTLLFGFAWYRKLISLNRKVIACKCETDNTKTPSFLQSKTFLGIVTLLTGMLLAFPYYSNIFFRISKKDTIIVERENIALVKIEIKGMTCVGCEEAVNKAISSLSGVLDVESNHKTGFAKIKYDKSEVDPNDFKNVIENNIGYKISNIIKGE; from the coding sequence ATGAATAAAAAAGATTTCAACGACAATAACTTTATCACTGTTGGAATTCTTGCGTCAATTTCTGCATCGTTATGCTGCATAACACCAATCGTAGGTGTTTTAGGGGGCATATCCGGAGTTGCCTCTACTTTCAGTTGGTTAGAACCCTACCGACCTTATCTAATCAGCCTGACTACATTGTTATTCGGGTTTGCCTGGTATAGAAAGCTCATATCTCTTAATCGAAAAGTGATCGCTTGTAAATGTGAAACGGATAATACTAAAACTCCGTCTTTTTTACAAAGTAAAACTTTTTTAGGTATTGTTACCTTACTTACAGGGATGTTACTAGCTTTTCCTTATTATTCCAATATTTTCTTTCGGATTTCAAAAAAAGACACAATTATCGTAGAGAGAGAAAATATTGCATTAGTTAAGATAGAAATTAAAGGGATGACTTGTGTCGGTTGTGAAGAAGCTGTCAACAAGGCGATATCGTCGTTATCGGGTGTTTTAGATGTAGAATCAAATCACAAAACTGGCTTTGCTAAAATAAAATATGATAAAAGTGAAGTGGATCCAAACGATTTTAAAAATGTAATTGAGAATAATATTGGATATAAAATATCCAATATTATAAAGGGAGAATAA
- a CDS encoding GDCCVxC domain-containing (seleno)protein: MDNKKEIITTSILTCPNCGNQKEEEMPNESCQYFYTCIKCNFFMKPKQGDCCVFCSYGTVTCPPKQMEN; the protein is encoded by the coding sequence ATGGATAACAAAAAAGAAATAATAACTACATCAATATTAACCTGCCCCAATTGCGGCAACCAGAAAGAAGAGGAGATGCCCAACGAGTCATGTCAATATTTTTATACATGTATTAAATGTAATTTTTTTATGAAACCTAAGCAAGGTGACTGTTGCGTATTTTGCTCCTATGGAACAGTTACCTGCCCACCTAAGCAAATGGAAAATTAG
- a CDS encoding DGQHR domain-containing protein, translated as MSTEYIEAKCIEINQPIGTFYICSINWHDLVGITQTDIRRIEKESSNDDFERVIGIQRELSQHRVKEIGLYVQNVDATFPSSIILSIKQFDHNSNKENIVINKEKTKLKILKKENIANVIDGQHRIEGLKSAFLSPLFPAPSTFELNVTIFVDMDIEDQAMVFATINKSQTKVNKSIVYDLYEYTKSRSPQKTCHNIVKLLNSEKGSPFKDKIKILGKADDKYRETITQATLVDCILQYVSENPPRDRLLLRKKMKIESVNQKNSAKYIFREYFLEENDAFIAKIIWNYFSAVSQKWPEAWDSNIKGNILNRTTGIIALFKFLGPVYNELKVKNKIPSVKDFFDLLNKAKIKSTDFTPQKFAPGSSGHSTLFLLLKKECGLK; from the coding sequence ATGTCAACCGAATATATTGAAGCAAAATGCATAGAAATCAATCAGCCGATTGGAACATTTTATATTTGTTCAATCAACTGGCATGATTTAGTAGGAATTACACAAACAGATATTAGACGAATAGAAAAAGAATCAAGTAACGATGATTTCGAAAGAGTAATCGGAATTCAAAGGGAACTTAGTCAACACAGAGTAAAAGAAATAGGTCTTTATGTACAAAATGTAGACGCTACTTTTCCTAGTAGTATTATATTATCAATAAAACAATTTGATCACAATTCAAATAAGGAGAATATAGTAATAAATAAAGAAAAGACTAAACTAAAAATATTAAAAAAAGAAAATATTGCAAACGTAATAGATGGGCAACATAGAATAGAAGGATTAAAATCTGCTTTCTTGTCACCTCTATTTCCAGCACCTTCGACTTTTGAATTAAATGTAACAATATTTGTAGATATGGACATAGAAGACCAGGCTATGGTTTTTGCTACTATCAATAAGTCCCAAACAAAGGTAAATAAATCAATAGTGTATGATCTTTATGAATACACCAAATCTCGTAGTCCACAAAAAACTTGTCACAATATTGTTAAACTTCTAAATTCAGAAAAAGGAAGTCCATTTAAAGATAAAATAAAGATACTTGGAAAGGCAGATGATAAATACAGAGAAACTATCACTCAAGCTACTCTTGTTGACTGTATACTCCAGTATGTTTCCGAAAACCCGCCAAGAGATAGACTCTTACTTCGCAAAAAAATGAAAATAGAGTCGGTAAATCAAAAAAATTCTGCCAAATATATTTTTAGAGAATATTTTCTTGAAGAAAACGATGCATTTATCGCAAAAATAATCTGGAATTATTTCTCTGCAGTTTCTCAAAAGTGGCCAGAAGCCTGGGATTCAAATATTAAAGGAAATATTTTAAATAGAACAACTGGCATTATTGCTCTCTTTAAATTTCTAGGTCCTGTTTATAACGAATTAAAAGTCAAAAACAAGATACCTAGTGTAAAAGATTTTTTTGATTTATTGAATAAGGCAAAAATAAAAAGCACAGATTTTACTCCTCAAAAATTTGCTCCTGGCTCAAGTGGTCATTCTACTTTGTTTTTATTATTAAAAAAAGAATGTGGCCTAAAATAA
- a CDS encoding DNA adenine methylase, with protein MGKESVYNPILRWAGGKRWLIPKIVELTESMKFNDYHEPFIGGGSIAFNIRTTNKKYISDINPNLINFYKIVKKEPNELIELLLKYKNSEKFYYKIRSQKTDDPLVRAANFFFLNRTSFNGLYRENLKGEYNVPYGHRQLMKEDILKLLHLNSKLKNTIITCQPYELSLKGPKKGDLVYIDPPYTVAHENNGFIKYNRKLFAYEDQIMLVQIIQELDKRGVYVILSNAKHASISKIYSKFSKPSIISRHSIIGGKNAHRGKISEFLFTNLI; from the coding sequence ATGGGCAAGGAATCAGTATATAATCCAATCTTACGGTGGGCTGGAGGAAAAAGATGGCTTATTCCCAAAATTGTTGAACTTACAGAAAGCATGAAGTTCAACGATTATCACGAACCTTTTATTGGTGGTGGATCAATCGCATTTAATATCAGAACAACAAACAAAAAATACATCTCTGATATTAATCCAAACTTAATAAATTTTTACAAAATAGTTAAGAAAGAACCAAATGAACTCATCGAACTACTTCTTAAATATAAAAACAGTGAAAAATTCTACTACAAAATTAGATCACAAAAAACAGATGATCCTTTAGTAAGAGCAGCTAATTTCTTTTTCCTAAATCGAACTTCATTTAATGGACTTTATCGCGAAAATCTAAAAGGCGAATACAATGTACCTTATGGGCATAGACAATTAATGAAAGAAGATATATTAAAATTACTTCATTTAAATTCAAAACTAAAAAATACAATTATAACTTGTCAGCCATATGAATTATCCCTAAAAGGACCAAAAAAAGGTGACCTTGTTTATATTGATCCGCCTTACACGGTCGCTCACGAAAATAATGGATTTATAAAATACAATAGAAAACTATTCGCTTATGAAGATCAGATTATGCTTGTTCAAATAATTCAGGAACTCGATAAAAGAGGTGTCTATGTAATATTAAGCAATGCAAAGCATGCTTCAATATCGAAAATTTATTCTAAATTCTCCAAACCAAGTATTATTTCACGACATTCTATCATTGGAGGTAAAAATGCTCACCGTGGAAAAATTTCAGAATTTCTGTTCACAAACCTTATCTGA
- a CDS encoding DNA polymerase domain-containing protein, translating to METYNGYLFDIYHSEQKIYIWIKSDSGELKLFVDEYFPVIYANASPTILKKLVKRFYELDALAEIPNFTEKRLFYQNKTIPVLKLVISKPQLLPKITNKLFNLYGKYDIYHSDIEITTGYMVDKKIYPLCYVTIEYEATKNRLNQIKTIKSLTDLNELDYEIPELLAISLYLEKSHRHPFSENNLIIETSNENYNIPTGNGITLIKKLNEIFLKHNPDIVLSSFGDQVIFPYLFKTAQENHLTTEFDRDKTSLIRRSIQTQGTSFNTYGTIVYRAPSYPLFGRWHIDSRNSFVYKEAELIGIIELSRISRLPVQKMARASTGKALTYIEVDVALRMNYLVPWQKSALESEKSALQLLNADKGGLVFQADISNGFVLENVAQLDFSQMYPSIMVTHNVSPETINCLCCENSTDIERVPSLGYRICSKRKGIVSEALAHIVQRRNHYKEQKKNNHPNAINIQSKQSSLKWMLVTSFGYLGYRNAKFGKLESHEAVTAFGREKLITAKEVSEEYQFKVVHGITDSIFIQKKDHSPITKEDLTFLCLEIEKRTKIRMEVEGIYSWLCFPPSTQDEKLPVANRYMGRFTNGQFKGRGIITRRKDFPKLIREAQNQMIQWMCQFKTIAEMQKKESEIMKIFYHYDNKLVKGDLNWKDLVIQKSTSKEPEDYTVDAPSTIAVKDLLGMGVRVQAGEKIKYIVINQKSEKKGERYLTLERMENKLKQNEKIHSSRNQTQMDPTPQNYSEKYKFTNQIQKENEIVTHATTQTREKKNRINENTINLHSNGIDQFLDNSQNNYTNLNLNPKGMSNKTPKYDEKYYRNLLVKCFKEIWIGISTFKNFDILISDETFLPFSFEKDQNYNKTINKTNSIFIA from the coding sequence ATGGAAACTTACAATGGTTATCTATTTGATATCTACCACTCAGAACAAAAAATTTACATTTGGATCAAATCTGACTCAGGTGAATTAAAACTTTTTGTTGATGAATACTTTCCTGTTATTTATGCAAACGCTTCACCCACTATTTTAAAAAAACTAGTCAAACGATTTTATGAATTAGATGCCTTAGCAGAAATACCGAACTTCACAGAAAAAAGACTGTTTTACCAAAACAAAACAATACCCGTTTTAAAACTTGTCATCTCAAAACCACAACTCCTTCCTAAAATCACAAACAAACTTTTTAATTTGTACGGAAAATATGACATCTACCATTCCGACATTGAAATCACTACTGGATACATGGTAGATAAAAAAATTTATCCACTTTGTTATGTTACAATAGAATATGAAGCTACTAAAAATAGATTAAATCAAATTAAAACCATTAAATCCCTGACCGATTTAAATGAATTGGACTATGAAATACCGGAACTACTTGCAATTTCTCTTTACTTAGAAAAAAGCCATAGACATCCCTTCAGTGAAAATAACTTAATCATCGAAACTTCCAATGAAAACTACAATATCCCCACAGGCAATGGAATCACACTCATCAAAAAACTAAACGAAATCTTTCTGAAACACAATCCAGATATTGTTTTATCATCTTTTGGTGACCAAGTCATTTTTCCCTACTTATTCAAAACAGCTCAAGAAAACCACCTAACAACAGAATTCGATAGAGATAAAACAAGTTTGATTCGGCGTTCCATCCAAACGCAGGGAACAAGTTTCAATACTTACGGCACTATCGTGTACAGAGCACCTTCCTATCCATTGTTTGGCAGATGGCATATCGATTCCCGAAATAGTTTTGTATACAAAGAAGCAGAACTAATTGGTATCATTGAGCTTTCTCGTATTTCCAGATTACCTGTTCAAAAAATGGCAAGAGCATCCACGGGAAAGGCACTCACTTACATTGAAGTTGATGTTGCTCTTCGTATGAACTACCTTGTGCCTTGGCAAAAAAGTGCTCTTGAATCAGAAAAATCTGCCTTGCAGTTGTTAAATGCTGATAAAGGAGGACTTGTTTTCCAGGCTGATATATCAAATGGATTTGTTTTAGAAAACGTAGCACAACTTGATTTTTCCCAAATGTATCCGAGTATCATGGTAACTCACAACGTTTCACCTGAAACCATCAACTGTCTCTGTTGCGAAAACTCAACCGACATAGAAAGGGTTCCTTCACTTGGTTATCGAATTTGTTCGAAAAGGAAAGGCATCGTTTCGGAAGCATTGGCTCACATAGTCCAAAGACGAAATCACTATAAAGAACAAAAAAAAAACAATCATCCCAATGCCATTAATATCCAATCAAAACAATCAAGTTTAAAATGGATGTTAGTTACCTCCTTTGGTTATTTAGGTTATCGAAATGCAAAATTTGGGAAACTCGAAAGCCATGAAGCTGTTACCGCTTTTGGCCGAGAAAAACTGATCACCGCCAAAGAAGTATCGGAAGAATATCAATTCAAGGTTGTACATGGAATCACAGATAGTATCTTCATTCAGAAAAAGGATCATAGTCCCATTACAAAAGAAGACCTAACATTCCTTTGTTTAGAAATAGAAAAACGTACAAAAATACGGATGGAAGTAGAAGGGATTTATTCTTGGTTATGTTTTCCACCTTCTACACAAGATGAAAAACTACCAGTAGCAAATCGTTATATGGGAAGATTTACCAATGGCCAATTCAAAGGCAGGGGCATCATCACAAGAAGGAAAGACTTTCCAAAATTAATTCGTGAAGCTCAAAACCAAATGATCCAATGGATGTGCCAATTCAAAACAATTGCTGAAATGCAAAAAAAAGAATCTGAAATCATGAAAATCTTCTACCATTATGACAACAAACTTGTAAAAGGCGATCTTAATTGGAAAGATTTGGTTATCCAAAAATCGACTTCAAAAGAACCAGAAGATTATACCGTTGATGCACCTAGCACCATTGCCGTTAAAGACCTACTTGGCATGGGGGTTCGTGTGCAAGCTGGTGAAAAAATCAAATACATTGTAATCAATCAAAAATCTGAAAAAAAAGGAGAGAGGTACCTAACCCTAGAACGAATGGAAAATAAACTAAAGCAAAATGAAAAGATACATTCCAGCAGAAACCAAACCCAAATGGATCCTACCCCACAAAACTATTCAGAAAAATATAAATTCACAAACCAAATACAAAAGGAAAATGAGATTGTAACACATGCAACAACCCAAACAAGAGAAAAGAAAAATAGGATAAATGAAAATACTATAAACTTACATTCGAATGGAATTGATCAGTTTTTAGACAATTCACAAAACAACTACACAAATTTGAATCTGAACCCTAAAGGAATGAGCAACAAAACACCAAAATATGATGAAAAATACTACAGAAATCTATTGGTAAAATGTTTTAAAGAAATATGGATTGGAATCTCCACTTTCAAAAACTTTGATATACTAATCAGCGACGAAACATTCTTACCCTTCTCATTCGAAAAAGATCAAAATTACAATAAAACAATCAACAAAACGAATTCCATTTTTATTGCATAA
- a CDS encoding penicillin-binding protein activator LpoB produces MVEETHWVAGPVPHPKSGGDTTANFLPNSNSHPKLTPMHQKFLIFFVSFILVSCSTATSYQKPENAKATKQWGVVEVKETVKSMSHSLSVYYKTEMKTGFLEWRKLQNSTSEHIDTKLITNEILNQLTKDKIPFVDTSVREDATKEMAFGKTGMVSSDSRLAVGKFKSPSHQIKGEINEVVNFESGTKIQYITVTLFLVSLETNQIVWSEQTNFLKKSRVEGYGF; encoded by the coding sequence ATGGTAGAGGAGACTCATTGGGTGGCGGGTCCAGTTCCCCACCCAAAATCGGGCGGGGATACCACCGCAAACTTCTTGCCAAACTCCAATTCCCATCCCAAACTAACACCTATGCATCAGAAATTTTTAATTTTTTTCGTATCGTTTATTCTTGTTAGTTGTTCGACTGCGACATCTTACCAAAAACCAGAAAACGCCAAGGCCACCAAACAATGGGGGGTTGTGGAAGTAAAAGAAACTGTAAAAAGTATGAGCCATTCTTTATCAGTATATTATAAAACAGAAATGAAGACTGGTTTTTTAGAATGGAGAAAGTTACAGAATAGTACGTCGGAACATATTGATACAAAACTAATTACCAATGAAATTCTAAACCAACTTACAAAAGATAAGATTCCTTTTGTTGATACCTCTGTTCGGGAAGATGCAACCAAAGAAATGGCATTTGGAAAAACAGGAATGGTTTCTTCCGATTCTCGTTTGGCAGTTGGAAAGTTTAAGTCCCCATCCCATCAAATTAAAGGTGAGATCAATGAAGTAGTTAATTTCGAATCAGGAACAAAAATTCAATACATCACAGTGACTCTTTTTCTTGTGAGTTTGGAAACGAATCAAATCGTTTGGAGTGAACAAACTAACTTTCTTAAAAAAAGCCGAGTAGAAGGTTACGGGTTCTGA